TATTATTCGAGGATCCTCGAAATTGTTCCTGAATCACAGATTCAGACAATTTCGGGAGTTGATGGAGGTGGAGTATTGAAATATACTACCTATGTGTTACAAAGCCTATATAACAATAAAATGTATATAGGTCAAACAATGAACTTAGAGAAAAGATTTATACTACATAATACTGGAAAAGTAAAATCTACTAAGTCTTATTTGCCTTGGAGAATTATATTCTCTTTTGCCTTTGACTCGAGATCAATGGCAATGGAACTTGAAAAAAAATTGAAAAATTTGAAAAGTAAAGATAGACTTCTTGCGTATATAAAGAAGCTATAATTGGAGAGTTGGCCGAGTGGTTGATGGCGGTAGTCTTGAAAACTATTGTGCGGAAACGTACCGGGGGTTCAAATCCCTCACTCTCCGCCATGTACCATTCGCACTTTGTGCTCAGGTACACGGCAAGCCACTTTTTGTTAAGTGGTAATATTTGAAAATAATTAACAGTGAATTGGCCTATGTCCCGAATAATTAAAAATCTTTGATTTTATTATTATTCGAGGATCCTCGAAATTGCTCCTAAATCAAAGATTTAGACAATTTCGGGAGTGTAATGGTAATGCATTGACACTGGGATTTTGATAGATTGTTTTGTGAATTGGCCTATGGTGTAATGGTAACACATCTGGTTTTGGTCCAGACGTTTGAGGTTCGAGTCCTTATAGGCCAGCCATTTTATAAAATAAAATGGCTGTACATCACTTTCTTTTAAAATAAATCTCACTACCCTGATTTTTTGATAACGGTTGGTTGCTGGATCCTGAATCAAGTGAACGCTGTCGCTAGACCTTCGGTTCAGAATGACAGGATAATGGAAAAAACGCTGTATCTGCAGTGTTATCTATACAAACTCCAATTTCTTTCAACTTATTTACGAAAAAACCTTCATTTATTTTCCTCTTTTAAATTTATTAATTAATCGCAGATTCATACCAATACTTACTCTTATTTGCAATTCTAACTAACACAAGCATAACTGGTACTTCCACTAAAACACCAACAATTGTAGCTAGCACTACTGGTGATGATGAACCAAACAAAGATAAGGCAACTGCAACTGATAGTTCAAAAAAATTAGACGCACCTATCATTCCTGCAGGAGCTCCAATATTATGGGCTAACTTAAGTTTCCTGCTAAACAAATAGGCAATGGAAAAAATTAGAAAAGTTTGAATCGTTAAAGGGATGGCAATCAAAATAATATGTAATGGATTGTTTATTATTACCTCCCCTTGAAAAGAAAAAATAATAATCAAGGTTAACAATAACCCACTAATTGTAACTTTATTAAATTTAGTTACAAATTCATTATTAAAATAATTTATCCCATACTTTCTAATAACATATATCCTTGTCAAAATACCACCGAATAAAGGAATTACCACAAAAAGAACAACACTTAAAATAAGGGTATCCAAAGGAATAGTTATCCCCCCAATACCAAGCAAAAAAGCAACTATCGGGGTAAAGGCAAAAAGAATGATAATGTCATTAGTAGCTACTTGAACTACTGTATATGCTGGATTACCTTTAGTTAAATGACTCCAAACAAATACCATTGCTGTACAGGGAGCAGCACCAAGCAAGATTGCCCCTGCCAAATAATCTTTGGCTAATTCTGCAGGGATTAAGGCCTTGAAAACTATGAATAAAAAGAAATATGCAATGGCATACATTGTAAAAGGCTTAATCAGCCAATTTGCAACCCATGTTATGTATAAACCCTTAGGATTTTTACCAATATCTTTTATACTGGTGAAATCAACCTTAAGCATCATTGGGTAAATCATCAGCCAAATAAGAACAGCTATGGGGATGGAAACATTGGCATATTCAAATTGACTTAGAAGTAACGGTATTGCTGGCAAAAACTTACCTATAACTACACCAACCACCATGCATAATATAACCCATAAAGATAAATATCGTTCAAAGACACTCATTAAATATTCTCCTTAATCCACTCTTTAATCTTTGCCTCAATCTCATCTCTAACCTTACGGGTAGCTGCAATTTTTTCTTCATGGGTACCTTGAAAACTAGAAGGGTCTGGGAACCCCCAATGTAACCGCTCAGTAATTCCTGGAAAAATCGAACATTGTTCACCACTTGCTTCATCACAGACGGTTATAACAGAAGTATAAAGATTTCCCTTCTTATAAAATTCAAAAACACTTTTGGTAGGATTACTTGAAATATCAATACCAATTTCTTGCATAACTTCAACCACTATTGGATTAAGTTTTCCAGGTTCAAGACCAGCACTTTCAGCAATAATCTTCCCCTTGCCATACTTATTGACGAACGCCTCTGCCATTTGACTCCTAGCTGAATTATGGATGCAAACAAATAATACTTTTTTCATTTTTTTTCCTCCTTATTTTTATATGTACAACAATCACCAGAGATTCTTATTTCCTTAAGATTTATTAAGGCATCAGCTATCTTCTGATGTGCTGATGTTAGAATACGAGATACTGTGGTTCGATGAACATTCATTATTTCTGCCACATCTTCCTGTTTCATATTTTCCCTATCACACATTCTTATAGCCTCAAACTCATCTAATGTAAGATGAACATAGTCTATTTTCTCACCTTCCATACACTTAGGAGCAAATAACCTTTCTCCAGTAATATCACAACATAGGTTTCTAATTTTTTTTGGTCTCATTAACAACAACCTCCACCTGAACAATTACAAGTAGGTTCAGTGCCTCTTAGCGTTCCATATATAATACCAGCCGCACACCCTACCCCTGACTTAACATGTACAGCATCAAATGCACAATTTTTCTCACAAGCTCCACATTCCATACATAAATCTTTGTCATTAATTACAGCTGTGTTATCTTGTATACTAAATACATTGTGTGGACAAACATTTGTACACATTCCACAACCAGTACACTTCTCAGAATCAAGGGTTAAAGTAGAGACATTCTTAAGATAAACTTGTTTCATTGCTACACTCCCATAAATCTATTAATAATAAAAAGAATAACACCCATAACTAAAAAACCAAACTGCATAGGGACTGCTCTACTCATCTCCTTTTTCACTCCTGATAAAGATGTATAGGTTGATGACCCTGTAAAATTCATAGCTAAAAAAGATGAAATTACGGTCATCATACTTATCAAACTTATAAATAATAAGATATTCGAAGGTGTTATCCATAAAAAAGTAAACAAAGAAAGGATTGCTCCAACTAGTGCGCCCTTTAAAGAAAAACTTCTACTTGGAATAAATGGAAGAAGTGCTGGAGTTATTACTGCCCCAGCTAACACAGCAATAAAAAGATAAAATAAGATAGACATAAGGTTTGAGAATCCATAAATAGCTGACAAAACTAGAGAAATAATAAACATAGGTATAATTGAATGCACTAATTCGATAGGCGTTAAGACTAGCCTATCCCATAAAGTAAATTGAACCTCGCGCATCCCCTTAGTTACTTTAAAATTATTTTCAAAAAATTCAGGTATATCAGAAGCTTTTACTGGCCCATAAATAACTTGAAATCCTGATATTTTCTTAACTTCATGAGCAGCAATTCCTATTGCTCCAAGTTGCGGAAGAACGAGTTTACGATGAGATACTACGTTATTCAAATCTGTTGACTGTATTTGATGCAGTAATTCTACTGTACCAAAGGTGCCCTTGCCTGCTGCACACCATACATTTATTCCTTTTGTATCAAGAACTAGTATCCACACAGAATAACCTTGTAATGATTTTCTAAGCATATCAAAGCTAAGCTTATAGTTTGCTGTGACTAAAACTGGACTTTCCTCACTCGGTGTCCCAAGAGAATATAGTCCAGGATTAACTCGATAACTACCACGATTAATGCCCCAACGCACGTTAAAATTACCAATGTAATCAATAAGTGATAACTTGCTTGATGTTTTCATTATGCTCATATGTGCATAATACCACAAGAAAGCATATTTTCAACAGGATATTTAAGACGATTGTAGTATCGAGTGATTTTTGCATTATGTCATCGCTGCTGACCTTAAAATAACAAGACAAACATTAAGAATTATTCCTTCTTCTGTTTTTATATGGTCTAATAATCAAAAGAAAAATAAGCACAGCAATCATAATTAAAGCAGCCATCAAAGCCACATTTCCCGTGTCTAATCCCCTGTCTATCGTAGCATCTAACCATCCGTTTATATAATCTATCATAATTAACTCCTTACTTTTGATATTGAATATCTTGTTTATTTATTAAACAATAAAAAGAATGTTGGGGCTATGTGTACTCACCGTTTTGTGCTGACTTTGTTCCACTTGAAATATCAAAACAGAATACATCAATTATGTTTGTTGCTTTTCTCTATTTAAGTGCCATACTAATAAAATGTCGTATACTATTTTAATTGCAGATGATGATAAAGAGTTTCGTGAAGAGTTCATCTATTGCTTCGACGAATATACTATTGTTGAAGCTGGTACTGGACAACAAACGCTTGATATTTTGAATAGCCCAAATGAAATTGACTTGATTTTTCTAGATGTCTTTCTTCCAGACACAACAGGTATTATACTTTTAAAAACAATTAGAGAATCTTATCCCGAAATAGCAATAGTCATTCTTACCGGCTCAGGATCTAAAGACATAGTGCTTGATGCTTTAAGAGGTGAAGCTGATGATTATCTGGAAAAACCCCTTGATATAGAAAAAACCCAACAACTTATTAAAAAACTTATTGAAACCAAAATTGAAACAATGGATGTCAAAAACGGCAAAATAGAAGATAAAATTCAACGCGTTATGAATTTTGCTGAACGCAATGTAAACAAAATGGTCAACTTAGAGGATGTTGCTAAACTTGTCTACATGAGTCCAAAATATTTAAGTAGAGTTTTTAAACAATATACTGGCATGAACTTTAGTAGATATAAAATAAACATAAAAATCAAACATTCTAAAAAGCTACTAGAAAATAAAGGACTATCTGTTGAACAAATATCTGATAATCTTGGATATGAAAACTCAGAATCATTCATCCGTATATTTAAAAAATATACTAAAATGACACCAACTCAGTACAGGAAATCAATAGAATGCTCATGATAATTACCATCATCTCCGTAATTGTTGCGACAAATGTTATTACTTGGTTAGTCTTGTCATCACAAACAAACACTAAAAATATAATAGATGACAAATATAATGCTCAAAACCTTATGAGTAGAGACACAATGATTGTAAGTCAAGGCATTCGGTTGGGAGAGCAACAAGTTGAATTAGATGATGCCCTTAGATTGTCAGACCTAGGAAGTCTTGCTGCAACAGTGGCTCACGAACTCAGAAACCCACTTGGCGTCATTCGTACAGCTATTTATAACATCCGAAGAAAAAACAAAAATCCCGACATATTAAGCCATTTGGATAATATCGATAAAAAAATCATGGAAAGCGATCGCATTATTAATAATTTATTGAACTACGCAAGAATAAAAACGCCTCAATTCGAACAAGTTGATTTATTAACTCTCTTAAAGGAAACAATAATTAATGCGGGAAAAAAATATGAAAAACATTCTATTCAATTAACTTCCAATCTTGATACTATAAAAAAACTGTTTGTCGAAGCTGATCCGGTTCAATTACAAGAAATATTTGGGAATGTCCTTGATAACGCTTATCAATCCATTGATTCATCCACTGGCATTATCCTAATAAATGTAACACAAAAAGGTGCGATGCTTTCAATAGATATTCAAGATAATGGTATTGGAATTGAGATAGAAGACTTAAAGGCTATCTTCAAACCCTTCTTCACTAAAAAGTCAAAAGGAAATGGGCTAGGGCTAACTCTATGTCTTGAACTGTTGCATTTACACCACGGAAAAATTAAAGTCCATAGTAAACCAGGAAATGGAAGCACCTTTACCATAACCTTACCTGTTTCTCAAAATGACAAATAATACTATCCTTATTATTGATGATGACAAAGAACTTGTCGAAGAAATCACAGAGATTTTAACCTTCGAGGGATACCAAGTTCTCTCAGCACATACAGGCGATACTGGGCTAGTTTTGTTTAAGTCCTGCCAACCGCGTCTCGTTCTGTTAGACATGAAATTACCAGGAATTTCTGGAATCAAACTTATTTCAATATTCAAATCTTTGCAACCCAACACTCCAATTATTATGATTTCTGGTCGCCCTGTGTATTCGCCCCTCTGCAAACAAGATAAAATTGAGCACAATCTAGAAGAACAAAGGTTAAAAATGGTAGACCTATTCATGAATAAACCATTTGCCGTAGAGCATTTAATTTCTTCTATTGATCGACTATTTAACAAAACACCTTAACATACCAACGTTATCTGAAGAATGTTTCAAGAAAACAGTCAACAACTACGGACTTTCATACATGTGTTTATCTAATCATAATCAATACACTAAATAAACAGACACTAAAAACTTCTTAAAAAGGATAATGAAAATATAGTGAACACCAATAATAAAAACAACTATTTGCCTAGTCTTAACGAGGATCTAGTAATCATCAGTCAAGTTTTTAATTATATTAAAAACTATCTGCATGCAAATGAAGAAATGGATCACCTAGACATGGAATTTGTTGATTTTATCATTACTTTTTGCAATACATTTTTAACTTCCATATATTTCAAAAGTGAAGAATCTATCTTGTTTAAAAAACTAACTGATTTATCAATTAATCCCCTTATGACAGTTAAAATGAAAGAAGTTACCACTGAACACCACTTCATAGATTATCTAGTAAAAAAATTATCCTTACTTCAAACCCAATACAATACTGGAAATAATTCATGTATAGAAGAAATCCATTCCCTACTTAGAACTTTGAGTGAGTCATTTGATAAGCTTACAAGAAAACAAAAAGAACTGTTTCCGCTAATTGATCAGTTTTTGTCTAGCTCTCAAAAAGAACAATTAAATAGTGAGCTACAACAGTTTAATCAAAGTATTATAAAAGAATTAATCCATCATTTAATTATCGAGAAATATCAAAAATATAACACAATTCCAAAGAACTTAACTCAAGTGGAATAAAGTCAACAAGAAGCTCCCCTCATACATTGGAATTAGTTTGCAGATAGCCCACACTATGTTCAGCTATAAAGGAGTGTTATGTAATGAAGATCATCTCAACTTTTCACAAAACAACAACAGTCGTACTAATAATTTCGCTGATGAATCTATTATGTCTTCCTCTTTTTGCCGTTGAGTCTGAATCCTTAAAAGCTACAAAAAAAATCAAGCCGGCAATTGTTCATAAGCCTGCAATTATGAAAACAATTACAGCAGACAATGCCATACTAATAGTAAAGGGAGCTCGAATGACTCCCAGTGCAAGTGTTATTGTGCTTCAAGGCGCACTCATGACAACTAGTGGAAACATAGAAATACTTTCTTCTGTTGAAGTAACAGCCAACCCCAAACTACTCGACAACAATTTACTTTGTCCTGGTGACACACTAGAAATAGATATTATAAATAATCCTGAGCTAAACACTAAACAAATAATTACCCCTGAAGGTAGCATTTCTATTCCGCAAATAGGTCGAATTGTAGTAAAAGATTTGACTCTAACTGAATTAGATACTTTTTTATTAACAGAATTATCTAGATACTATGAAAAACCTATTTTTTCAGTTTTTTTAACCCCAAGGTCAATTTACGTTGTTCAATACGACATGAGTGACCAAACATCTCAAGTAGTGGAAGCCAGCAACCCTAGCGAAGCAACTGCATTAATGGGGGGAGCTACAAACACGCTAAATTATGGTGATGTTGTCACAGTTAACATCGGCAGAGCACCGGCATTTTGGGAAGACAACTGGTACAAACTACTAACTGGAGTAGGAATAGTGATTGTAGGTGTATGGAACAAATAAAAAAAGTATCTGTTAACATTTTGTTATTAAAAAAAAGGAGAATATTATGAAAAAATTATTAATCGTTAGTTGTATCTGTATTTCAAGTGCACTTTTTGCGTTTCAGCCTGGTTTCAGTGTTTATGGTCTTTATGATTTTACAAATAAAGTAG
The DNA window shown above is from Candidatus Margulisiibacteriota bacterium and carries:
- a CDS encoding GIY-YIG nuclease family protein: MKYTTYVLQSLYNNKMYIGQTMNLEKRFILHNTGKVKSTKSYLPWRIIFSFAFDSRSMAMELEKKLKNLKSKDRLLAYIKKL
- the arsB gene encoding ACR3 family arsenite efflux transporter, with product MSVFERYLSLWVILCMVVGVVIGKFLPAIPLLLSQFEYANVSIPIAVLIWLMIYPMMLKVDFTSIKDIGKNPKGLYITWVANWLIKPFTMYAIAYFFLFIVFKALIPAELAKDYLAGAILLGAAPCTAMVFVWSHLTKGNPAYTVVQVATNDIIILFAFTPIVAFLLGIGGITIPLDTLILSVVLFVVIPLFGGILTRIYVIRKYGINYFNNEFVTKFNKVTISGLLLTLIIIFSFQGEVIINNPLHIILIAIPLTIQTFLIFSIAYLFSRKLKLAHNIGAPAGMIGASNFFELSVAVALSLFGSSSPVVLATIVGVLVEVPVMLVLVRIANKSKYWYESAIN
- a CDS encoding arsenate reductase ArsC, with the protein product MKKVLFVCIHNSARSQMAEAFVNKYGKGKIIAESAGLEPGKLNPIVVEVMQEIGIDISSNPTKSVFEFYKKGNLYTSVITVCDEASGEQCSIFPGITERLHWGFPDPSSFQGTHEEKIAATRKVRDEIEAKIKEWIKENI
- a CDS encoding DUF134 domain-containing protein, giving the protein MRPKKIRNLCCDITGERLFAPKCMEGEKIDYVHLTLDEFEAIRMCDRENMKQEDVAEIMNVHRTTVSRILTSAHQKIADALINLKEIRISGDCCTYKNKEEKK
- the hgcB gene encoding mercury methylation ferredoxin HgcB, with product MKQVYLKNVSTLTLDSEKCTGCGMCTNVCPHNVFSIQDNTAVINDKDLCMECGACEKNCAFDAVHVKSGVGCAAGIIYGTLRGTEPTCNCSGGGCC
- the hgcA gene encoding mercury methylation corrinoid protein HgcA encodes the protein MWYYAHMSIMKTSSKLSLIDYIGNFNVRWGINRGSYRVNPGLYSLGTPSEESPVLVTANYKLSFDMLRKSLQGYSVWILVLDTKGINVWCAAGKGTFGTVELLHQIQSTDLNNVVSHRKLVLPQLGAIGIAAHEVKKISGFQVIYGPVKASDIPEFFENNFKVTKGMREVQFTLWDRLVLTPIELVHSIIPMFIISLVLSAIYGFSNLMSILFYLFIAVLAGAVITPALLPFIPSRSFSLKGALVGAILSLFTFLWITPSNILLFISLISMMTVISSFLAMNFTGSSTYTSLSGVKKEMSRAVPMQFGFLVMGVILFIINRFMGV
- a CDS encoding response regulator transcription factor, whose translation is MSYTILIADDDKEFREEFIYCFDEYTIVEAGTGQQTLDILNSPNEIDLIFLDVFLPDTTGIILLKTIRESYPEIAIVILTGSGSKDIVLDALRGEADDYLEKPLDIEKTQQLIKKLIETKIETMDVKNGKIEDKIQRVMNFAERNVNKMVNLEDVAKLVYMSPKYLSRVFKQYTGMNFSRYKINIKIKHSKKLLENKGLSVEQISDNLGYENSESFIRIFKKYTKMTPTQYRKSIECS
- a CDS encoding ATP-binding protein: MLMIITIISVIVATNVITWLVLSSQTNTKNIIDDKYNAQNLMSRDTMIVSQGIRLGEQQVELDDALRLSDLGSLAATVAHELRNPLGVIRTAIYNIRRKNKNPDILSHLDNIDKKIMESDRIINNLLNYARIKTPQFEQVDLLTLLKETIINAGKKYEKHSIQLTSNLDTIKKLFVEADPVQLQEIFGNVLDNAYQSIDSSTGIILINVTQKGAMLSIDIQDNGIGIEIEDLKAIFKPFFTKKSKGNGLGLTLCLELLHLHHGKIKVHSKPGNGSTFTITLPVSQNDK
- a CDS encoding response regulator; this encodes MTNNTILIIDDDKELVEEITEILTFEGYQVLSAHTGDTGLVLFKSCQPRLVLLDMKLPGISGIKLISIFKSLQPNTPIIMISGRPVYSPLCKQDKIEHNLEEQRLKMVDLFMNKPFAVEHLISSIDRLFNKTP
- a CDS encoding polysaccharide biosynthesis/export family protein, which produces MKIISTFHKTTTVVLIISLMNLLCLPLFAVESESLKATKKIKPAIVHKPAIMKTITADNAILIVKGARMTPSASVIVLQGALMTTSGNIEILSSVEVTANPKLLDNNLLCPGDTLEIDIINNPELNTKQIITPEGSISIPQIGRIVVKDLTLTELDTFLLTELSRYYEKPIFSVFLTPRSIYVVQYDMSDQTSQVVEASNPSEATALMGGATNTLNYGDVVTVNIGRAPAFWEDNWYKLLTGVGIVIVGVWNK